In Magnetococcales bacterium, the genomic window TCCGAGGGGTCTGTCCTGGTTTTCCATAGTTTCCGGGAAAAAGATAGCGGCCCCCTCATGTCAACCAAAGCTCCCGTCCCTGTTCCACGGCCATTGTCGGTCCTTTGCCCCAGGTACGCCGATTCCAAAACCATTGTCTTGAAGAAAGCTGCCGTCCCCGGGAATAGCCCCATTCGATCGACGCCGGATCGTTTGTGTTTTCATGCCGACCCATGCGTTCTTCGGCCAGCAGCAGCAGTCCCAGCCGGGCAGCCGCCAGGGCGTCCCCCAGGTGGCGGACTGTTTCATGACCGGTCCGGCGCAGATGATCGGCGGAGGTGACCGAACACTGTAGCAACACCGGTCCCGACCGCGCCGCCTGGACAATCATGTCGGTCGGCCAGGGATTCGTTGGGGTAACCGCCCCGATCGTTGTCTGTGCCCCACCCGGGTCCATCACCTTCCATCCGGCCATCCGGGCCAATCCTCCCCCGACGGGATCATCGCCGAAATAAAATCCCCGGGTCCCTGCAAAATTGTCCCGCCCGGACAACGCCACCCCTGTTCCGATGCCATGAATCCAGGGGGTGTTGAGCACCAGAGATCCCCGGGCGACCCGTTCCTGGTTGATTCGGGCGCGGGCCAGAATCATTTGTCCCGTGGTCAACACCTGCAACAGATGGCCCGCCTTGTCCCCTCTGGGCAATACCTCAAGCAGCGATCGACCTCCGACCTCATCCAGAGAAGCCACGGTGACCGGACATTCCATGGTGGTGGAAAGAATCGCTTCCCGGCCCGCCATCCCGTGAATCGTCCAGCCCAGGTCGGCGAAGGGGGCACGCAACGATGCGACAAGCGCCTGGTGTTCCGTTTCGTCCACCGGAGCGGGCATGCCCTGGACGAAGACCAGGCGATCCTGGTGGCGCCGCAAATGGGTCAAGGACAGGACGGCCCAGGTTTGGGACGGTTCGGGTGCCAACCCCGTCCCCAGGGCGGCCAGATACCCACGCGGCAGGTCCGGCCCGGAAAATAATGTGTCGCTGTCTTCGGGAAACAACATCGAAGCCATCACCCACGACATGACGGGTGCGGACCCTTTGGTTGGAAGGAGGAGACCACGACCGGTCTTTGCGGCAAACCGATGCACCTCGGGCATGACCGTGCGAAATTGGAAAGCATCATCCATCGACCCGTTCTGGAAAATGATCAATACCGCCATGTCGATGGTCCGGATCTCCCGGTCGTTACCGACCCGTCATGATGCCAAAAGAAAAGGGGGTGATACGCTCCGGGAAGGAATGCGAAGAAAAGCCCCGAGAAAAATCCCTCCGGACGTGCATTTCCGATGATGATCGTCCCGATACGACGACCGAATCCTTCTCAAGTCAAACCCGGTTCCATGCGAATGAACACCGGTTTTCCCTGGACCGTCCGCAGGCGTTCGATCGCGGACAGGCTTGCCTGCATGGCGCGCTCCAGGCAATCATGGGTTACGAGGACCAATCCGACTGCCTCTTGAGCCACGGAACGTCCTTTCTGATGGATGGCGTCGATGGAAATGCCGTGTTGCGCGAGAATGGCGGTAATATCCGCCAGGACGCCCGGACGATCGATCACCGCCAGCCGGACATAATAGGGACACTGCAAATCGGCGATGTCGTGGACCGGCAGGGGGGACAGGGATTCGGGAAGGACCGACAATGGCGGAACACGCATGGCGCCACCGGCGTTGCGATTGCGCGCCAGATCGACCAGATCGGCGACCACGGCACTTGCCGTTGGCCGTTCTCCCGCCCCCCGTCCGTGGTACATGGTCGTTCCGGCATGATCTCCTTTGACGAAGACGGCGTTGAATACCCCATCGACCTGCGCCACCATGCTCGATTGCGCCACGAGGGTCGGCTGGACCCGAAGTTCCAACCCCTGGTCGCGTTCCTTGGCGATGGCCAGGAGTTTGATCCGGAAACCCATCTCTTCCGCCCAGGCAATGTCACTGTCGGCGATCTGGCGGATCCCTTCGACATGGATGGAACCAAAAGCGGGAGGGGTTCCCCAGGCGATGGCGGCAAGGATGGCGAGTTTGTGGGCCGTATCGATACCGTCCACATCGAACGACGGATCGGCCTCGGCGTAACCTTTTGTCTGCGCCTCGGCCAGGGTGGCGGCAAAGGAAAGTCCCCGTTCGCGCATTTCCGTCAGGATGTAGTTGCAGGTGCCGTTGAGGATTCCATGAATCGATTCGATGCGATTGGCGGCCAGACTTTCCCGAATCGCCTTGACGATCGGCACGGCCCCGGCGACAGCCGCCTCGAAACAAATCTCCCGTCGATGGATTCTGGCGGCGTCGAACAGGTTCAGTCCCCGTTCCGCGATCAGGGCCTTGTTGGCCGTGACCACATCCTTGCCCGCCCGCAACGCGGCAAGGAGCAGCCGCTCCGCCGGATCCAGCCCCCCCATCAATTCGACCACGACATCCACCGCCCGATCCTGGACCAAACCATCCAGATCGTCATCGATGCCGACCCCATCGAGGTTCAAGCCCCAGGTTTTTCCCGGAGTCCGGGTCGCAACCCGAGTCAGCTTCAGGGCGATGCCGGTCCGGCGTTCGATTTCGGCGCCATTGGTGTGCAGGATCGACACGACCCCGCGGGCCACCGTACCCAAACCCAACATGCCAATTCGGAGTTCCTTCAAGGAGACACCTCCCAGTGATCAATCGGGCGACAAGGCGCCATGAACAGACACGAAACCGACCGGACTTTTGCCGTGCGTGAACCGTTCATACACCATTTTTTCCGGCACGTCATGGGAAGTCGGCCCGTTTTCGACCGTTCCTCCCTTCACTCGGGCTCTTCCAGTCCGCCCCGCTCGCGCAGCGTTTTGATCAGGGCCAGATTGGCCCGGTCTTTTTCGACCAGTTTCAGATTCATGTCGCCAAGGCGCAAGATCAGAATATCGATCAGGGAATCCTTGATCTTGAGTTGCAATCCGGGATCCACCTTGTCCACCGATTTCTTGTCGATGCGCACGACGATGACCTCTCCCAGGGCGACGACGTTGGAAATTCGTGGCTGATTGGTAATAAAGGAGACTTCGCCAAAAATGGAGCCGGCCTCAAGATAGGTGATGTGTTGGTGGTCGGCGTTGGTGATCTCGACCTCCCCGCGGACGAGAACAAAAAGATCCCGGGTCTGGTCGCTCCCCTGGACAATGATGTATTCCCCGCGCTTGTGGTGCTCCACAAGATCGGGATTTTCCAGGAGCCGATCAATCTCACCCATGGTGAATGATTGAAAAAACGGTAACTCTTTCAGGATTACACTTGTAATCATTCGCTGCCCCCAATGGCGCGATTCCATTTGATCTCTGACTCGATTGCGACCCTTTGGGCCCATTTTTTCCGCTTCCGTTATTCTTGTACCATGTTCATGCGTGAAAAAGAAACACTTGCTCCTGGTCGCGGACACGTTGGCCTGGAATGGAGGGAAAGAGGATGTGAAAATATTTTTTACATGTCAACGAAAGAATATTTTACAAATACCAAACCTCACATCATGAAACATTCGATAATTTTCTTTCAAATTGTTGAAAAACATTGTAAAAATATTTTATCCGGGTCCAGGCCCGGAAAATGCAATCTCCTCTGTAAACGGCAGTGATGGAATGACGATCAATACATGAACTCCGATGGACCAGGGGAGTTTATTTTCACGAATGATTGTCGAAAGGGATGGCTTGGCGTGTGGGAAAACGATCGGTTCGGGCCATGGAGGATCGGTGGTGGTCAAGGTCCGCGCATCGAACCCGATCCCGATGATCGATCGCCTGCCAATAAAAAGGAGTCAAAAAATGGAAACCTTTGAAAGCGTATGGAACGAACCACCCAAAACTCCGGAACAACGCCTGTGGATCGCGGTCCTCGATTCGGCGATTTCCGATGCCCTGTTCAATCGAGACCCGATCCAGAAAGAAGACGCCCGCCGCTGGTTTCGTGATGCGGGACACAACTTCAGACTCGTGTGCGACCTGGCCAATTATGACTATGGCTTTGTCCGTCGTTGTGTCATGGCCAATATCGACTGAGAAGCCAGGATCGGTCCCTTCAGGCGCGGTCGCCAACCGTTCGTCCGATGGAGCATGACAGTCCGTTACAAAAAAAATCGATAATGCAAAAATTGGGCGGATGTTGTATAACGGATAAAGAGAGGCGGCACAGTAATACAAAAATGGCACTTTGATGATCCAACGGCCTGCCTTCGATAAAGAAATGAGAATGACCGGGAACGCACTTCCCGGAACATTCCGGGAATCATCATCGTATCATGCAGGACGGGAGCAGGCCCCATGGCGGAAGATTCTGGATTGGTTACTGGCGAACTCCAACACGGACAGAACGAGGAACGGCAAAATCTTGATGACCTGACGGTCTTGCAGGAGGTCCGAACCCAGGATCTTGGAGCCGAGGAAAACATATACGCCGATGGGGAAGGGGCCAATGATCAGGCCCTGGCAGCCAACATTCAGATGGGCAGCGATCGCGGGCGCACCGAGGATGGCTTTGTCGATGGTCTCAACGCCATGTCGGGGGGGATCATCGATGGATTGGAGGTCGGACAAACGGCGGCGACGGGCGATACCTTTGAAATACCCGAGCCGAATCTTGCCACTTCCCAACCCAGGTCGGAAGCGGAGGAAAATTCGGCGGAAGGGGTCGGATCCTCATCTGGAACCATTTCCGGGGAGGAAGGGTTGAACCTTGTCCCGGACCTGGAGGGAAATCCGGGAACCAGGTCGGTCGAAACGGAAAACGAGATCGATACCACCAGGCCAGGCGCCGACGCTTCTCCCGGAGAATCTGCCACCGCTTTCCCTGAAACGTCCGTCCCTGGACCGGGTATCGCTCCCCAACAGTCCGTGGCGACGGAAACGGTTCAAACTGGGAAAACGGTCGCCGATGCGGAGCCACCCGCCGCTGCAACGCAGACAGACCCGCCGCGACAAACTCCGGAAACACCTCCGGTTCAGGAAACGTCTGCCATCTCCGAACCCGAGCCCGCTTCCGTTCCAGCACAAACGCCACGATCCACCCCTGAACCTGCCGCCGTGCCGATTTCCGAACCAGCGTCGGAACCTGTGCATACACCAGAGCCCGCTTCAGAGTCCGAACCGGTATCCGGGACAACGCTTGATCCAGAAGCGGAATCAGAGCCGGAAACGGAGCCCGAACCCGTGCCCGCGCCTGTGCCTGTGCCTGTGCCTGAACCCGAGCCCGAACCCGCGCCCGAACCCGCGCCTGTGCCTGAACCCGTGCCCACGCCTGTGCCCGAACCCGCGCCTGAGCCCGAACCAGAACCTGAGCCTGAACCCACGCCAGAGCCTGAGCCCGAACCAGAACCTGAGCCTGAACCCACGCCAGAGCCTGAGCCCGAACCAGAACCTGAGCCTGAACCCACGCCAGAGCCTGAGCCCGAACCAGAACCTGAGCCTGAACCCGCGCCAGAGTCAGAGCCTGAACCAGAGTCCGAGCCTATTGCCGATACAACCGCGGAAGCACCGGTAGTTGAAGTTGCCGATTCGAGCGGACTTGAAGATACGGCGATCGAATTAAATTTTTCCGCGGCTTTGAGCGATGTCGATGGTTCCGAATCGTTGTCCATAACCATTTCGGGTGTACCGGATGGCGCGGAATTGTCTTCCGGAATCGACAATGGCAATGGAACCTGGACTTTGGGTGCTGGCGATGTGGAGCATTTGACCATTACCCCGCCGGTTGACTCCGACGCCAATTTCACCCTTTCGGTAACGGCCACGGCCACTGAGATCAATGGTGGAGCGACGCGCAGTGTCACGGGTGTGGTTCATGTGGATGTTGCACCGGATGCCGACCCGCCTTCTCTCGTCGTCAATGATGCCACCGGGACCGAGGATACGCCGATTCCCCTGGATATTCTTGCAACGTTGGCCGATACCGATGGTTCCGAGTCACTGTCGATCACCATTTCAGGGCTTCCGGAGGGTGCGGAACTTTCGGCGGGGACACACAACGTCGATGGCACCTGGACCTTGAACGCCGGGGATCTTGAAGGTTTGGAGATCACGCCCCCCCATGATTCGGATGCCGATTTTACCCTGGGTGTGACTGCCACAAGCATTGATGGCAGTGATACCCGTACCGTCTCCGGGACCATCGATGTCTCGATCGTTCCCGATGCCGATCCGCCAACCCTGACACTTCAGGATGCGCATGGGGTCGAGGATCAGGCCATTCCCCTGAACATTCATGTCGAACTCAACGACAGCGACGGCTCCGAAAGCCTTTCCGGCAATATTGTCATCAGCAACGTTCCCGAAGGGGCGACCCTAAATCTGGGAGAAGCCGGTCCGGGAAACACATGGATTATTTCCCAGGAGGATCTTGCCGTTACGGAAACCAATGCCCAGGGAGATCCCATCTCCTGGGAGATTCCCGGATTGACCATGACCCCAGCGGAGGATAGCGATGCTGATGTCAACCTGGGGGTATCGGTCTCGATTCGTGACGGGGATGATGTCCATACCGAAACCGGTGAATTCCACATCGAACTGACGGCGGTCGCCGATCAGGCGGATATTGAAACCGGTATGGCCTCCGGAACCGAAGACAACGCCATCCCCCTGGACATCCAGTTTGCCCTTCAGGATCAGGATGGCTCCGAGTCTCTCTCGGGGAACATTGTCCTGACCCGGATTCCCGAAGGGGCGCAATTGAACGTCGGTGAGCCGGGTCCGGGTGACACATGGGTCATTTCTCAAGAAGATCTGCACGTTGTCGCCCGCAATGATCAGGGACAACCGGTGGCCTGGGAAATACCCGATCTTGCCATCACGCCACCCGAGAACAGCGACCAGGATTTCAGCCTCGGCATTCGCATCGTCACCATGGAAGGAGATGAAGTTCGGGTGACCCACGGAGAAGTCGATGTCATCGTCAATCCCGATGCCGACGAGGTTGCTTTCACAACTGCCAGCAGACCCACGGAAGTCCAACCGGAACCCAACGAACAGGAAGATCAAGGTTCCAAAGGCGGCGGGTCCAAAAGCGGCGGGTCCAAGGGGGGGGGATCCAAAAGCGGTGGGTCCGAGGGGGGTGGGTCACAGGACGGTGGATCCAAGGGGGGTGGATCAAAGAGCGGCGGGTCCGAGGGCAGTGGGTCACAGGACGGTGGATCCAAGATCGGTGGGTCCGAGGGGGGTGGGTCAACGGATGGCGGGTCCAAGGGAGGTGGGTCCAAGGGAGGTGGGTCCAAGGGAGGTGGGTCTCGGGACGGCGAATCACAAGGTGGTGGTTCAAAAGGTGGAGGATCCAGAAGTGGGGGATCCGCAGGAAGTGGTGATGTGATCGGCGAAGGCTCGACCGGTGGAGATCAAGGAACCGAGGTCGAACTGGACATTGGATTTGCTCTTGGTGACCAGGATGGTTCCGAAACATTGTCAGGAAACATCATTCTTACCGATGTTCCGGAGGGCGCCACCTTCAACATCGGACAGGCGGGTCCTGATCATACGTGGGAATTACCGCAATCGAACCTTTCCCAGACGGCGTTCAATGACAATGGTGCCCCTGTTGCCTGGAATATTCCAGGATTGAAGGTCAACCTTCCCGAGGGGGTCGATGACAACTTCAATCTGGGGATCCGGATCACCACGCTGGATGGCAACGATATTCAAGTCACCGAAGGCCAGATCGCCGTCGATGTTTTTGCCGACGCCGATTCGCAACCGGCCATACCCGAAGATGATGGAGGATCCAAGGAGGAAAGCTCTCAAGGGAGCGGGTCGAAGGATGGAGGCTCTCAAGGGGGCGGGTCCAAAAGCGGCGGGTCCAAGGACGGTGGCTCCCAGAGCGGCGGCGGGTCCAAAAGCGGTGGCTCCCAGAGCGATGGTGGCTCCAAAGGCGGTGGTTCCAAGGGCGACGGCGGTGATGCCGATACCCAGATCGTTACTGTAGGTGAAGGGGATGATGTATTGGAAGTGACCGTTGCCCATCAAGGAAACGGCACCGACTGCCTGTTCGAGGTCTACATCGACGGAGAAGCCATTGCGGGTGGACCGTTCTCAGCTGAAGCGGTTCAAAGCCAGGGGGAATGGGAAACGTTCCGTTTCGAAGGGGTCGATTTGGGAGATGGATCGCGGGTCATTTCCATCGAATCGGTCGATGATGGCGGCAACCAGGTACTGGTGGACAAGATTGCCATCAATGGAGAGGAAATCCAGGCGGAAGAAGGGGCCGACTGGGACAATGGCGATGCCAATGTTCTGGGAGGCGATGCGGTTCATGTCCACCAGGGGGAAGAAATCCATTTCAATCTGAACCTGGACGACCCGGAAGATCATGAGCAATCTCAATCGGGGGGGGCCGATGTCGATGAAGTGGAAGACCAGGGTGAAGCGGACGGTTCGGGGGGTGAGGTTGCCGGTCTGAATCTTGTGGGCGGCAGTGGCCATGATGTTTTGACGGGCGCCGCGGGCGATGACACGATCACTGGAGGGAGCGGGGATGATGTCCTGGGGGGAGGAGCGGGAGAGGATTGGCTGATGGGTGGCGAGGGAAACGATCTTTTCATCTTTGGTGATGGGGATGGCCTGGATTATGTCGATGGTGGCACGGGAGATGGCTGGCTGGATGCCATTCACTTGGAGAATGTTTCAGGTGGTCCGACGGACAACATGGAAAGCGTGGGCGACTGGACTTTGGATTCCGACAGCGCCTACACGATGGATGGCGATGGCAGCATCATTTTCGACGATCCCAACGCATCGGGGACCATCACCCTCGAAGACGGTTCCACCATCGAGTTTTCCAACATCGACCAGATTCAATGGTAGGTTCTTCGTAAGCGACAAACGAACCCCAGGGTTTTCGTCATTTTTTCTATCCAGAGAAATCCAAGGTCACCGGAACCCAATGAAAATATAATAGTATATATCATCACTTGACATTTTTGCGACCATGGCACGGATTGGGATCCAGCCAGAGCGAAAAAGGAGATCGCCATCCCTGGGCATCCAGTTCGTAATAAAACAGATTGCCATTCACCTCCATGAATTCGTAATAACTGTCCTCAAATTCACAGGTGACCTTCCATGTCCTGGGATCTAATTTCTGTACTCGAACAATATATGGGTTAATACTTCCCATATTGAATCGAGGATTGCGCATCAACAACCACAGATCATCCCCATGCGCCAACATTTTCGCCGCCGGTTCCGGGCTTCTCCATACTTCGTGCCATCTTAATTGACCCGCGGTATCGGGTTGATAGGAATAGAGCCCCTGGGTCGGAATCTTCCAATCATAATTTTTGTCGAATATTTCATACGCCACCATTGAATGATTCCATCCGCCCGGAGGAGGGTACAT contains:
- a CDS encoding homoserine dehydrogenase — its product is MKELRIGMLGLGTVARGVVSILHTNGAEIERRTGIALKLTRVATRTPGKTWGLNLDGVGIDDDLDGLVQDRAVDVVVELMGGLDPAERLLLAALRAGKDVVTANKALIAERGLNLFDAARIHRREICFEAAVAGAVPIVKAIRESLAANRIESIHGILNGTCNYILTEMRERGLSFAATLAEAQTKGYAEADPSFDVDGIDTAHKLAILAAIAWGTPPAFGSIHVEGIRQIADSDIAWAEEMGFRIKLLAIAKERDQGLELRVQPTLVAQSSMVAQVDGVFNAVFVKGDHAGTTMYHGRGAGERPTASAVVADLVDLARNRNAGGAMRVPPLSVLPESLSPLPVHDIADLQCPYYVRLAVIDRPGVLADITAILAQHGISIDAIHQKGRSVAQEAVGLVLVTHDCLERAMQASLSAIERLRTVQGKPVFIRMEPGLT
- a CDS encoding cyclic nucleotide-binding domain-containing protein, coding for MITSVILKELPFFQSFTMGEIDRLLENPDLVEHHKRGEYIIVQGSDQTRDLFVLVRGEVEITNADHQHITYLEAGSIFGEVSFITNQPRISNVVALGEVIVVRIDKKSVDKVDPGLQLKIKDSLIDILILRLGDMNLKLVEKDRANLALIKTLRERGGLEEPE